In the genome of Pseudomonas sp. LBUM920, one region contains:
- a CDS encoding sugar ABC transporter substrate-binding protein, which yields MTVCMTLSAVSFGAQTLTIATVNNSDMIRMQKLSKTFETEHPDIKLNWVVLEENVLRQRLTTDIATQGGQFDVLTIGMYEAALWGAKGWLEPMKDLPASYDLDDVFPSVRDGLSVKGSLYALPFYAESSITYYRTDLFKDAGLTMPEHPTWTQIGEFAAKLTDKTKEQYGLCLRGKAGWGENMALITTLANGYGARWFDEKWQPEFNGPEWKDALNFYVDNMKKSGPPGASSNGFNENLALFNSGKCAIWVDASVAGSFVTDKTQSKVSDHVGFTFAPHETTDKGTSWLYSWSLAIPTSSKAKDAAKVFTSWATSKEYNQLVAKTDGIANVPPGTRKSTYSDEYMKAAPFAKVTLESLKVADPTKPTLKPVPYIGIQLVTIPEFQAIGTQVGKFFSGALTGQQTVDQALTAAQTTTEREMKRAGYPK from the coding sequence ATGACTGTATGCATGACCCTCAGCGCCGTCAGTTTTGGCGCGCAAACCCTGACCATTGCCACCGTCAACAACAGCGACATGATCCGCATGCAAAAACTCTCGAAGACCTTCGAGACCGAGCATCCGGACATCAAGTTGAACTGGGTGGTGCTCGAAGAAAACGTGCTGCGCCAACGCCTGACCACCGACATCGCCACCCAGGGCGGACAGTTCGACGTGTTGACCATTGGCATGTACGAAGCCGCACTCTGGGGCGCCAAGGGCTGGCTGGAGCCGATGAAAGATCTGCCGGCGTCCTACGACCTCGACGATGTTTTCCCTTCAGTGCGTGACGGTTTGTCCGTCAAGGGCTCGCTGTACGCCCTGCCGTTCTACGCCGAAAGCTCGATCACCTACTACCGCACCGACCTGTTCAAGGACGCCGGGCTGACCATGCCCGAGCACCCGACCTGGACCCAGATCGGCGAATTCGCGGCCAAACTCACCGACAAGACCAAAGAGCAGTACGGCCTGTGCCTGCGCGGCAAAGCCGGTTGGGGTGAGAATATGGCGCTGATCACGACCCTGGCCAACGGCTACGGCGCGCGCTGGTTCGATGAGAAGTGGCAACCCGAATTCAACGGTCCCGAGTGGAAGGACGCGCTGAACTTCTACGTCGACAACATGAAGAAATCCGGCCCGCCGGGTGCATCCAGCAACGGTTTCAACGAAAACCTGGCGCTGTTCAACAGCGGCAAGTGCGCGATTTGGGTCGATGCCAGCGTGGCCGGCTCGTTTGTCACCGACAAGACTCAGAGCAAGGTCTCCGATCACGTGGGCTTCACCTTTGCCCCGCACGAGACGACCGACAAGGGCACGTCGTGGCTGTACTCCTGGAGCCTGGCGATTCCCACCAGCTCCAAAGCCAAGGACGCGGCCAAGGTCTTCACCAGTTGGGCAACGTCCAAGGAATACAACCAGCTCGTGGCCAAGACCGACGGCATTGCCAACGTACCACCAGGCACGCGCAAGTCGACCTACAGCGACGAATACATGAAGGCCGCGCCGTTTGCCAAGGTAACGCTGGAATCGCTGAAAGTCGCCGACCCGACCAAACCGACCCTCAAGCCGGTGCCGTATATCGGTATCCAGTTGGTGACCATTCCTGAATTCCAGGCCATTGGTACCCAGGTCGGCAAGTTCTTCTCGGGCGCGCTGACCGGTCAGCAAACGGTGGATCAAGCCTTGACCGCCGCGCAGACCACCACCGAGCGTGAAATGAAGCGGGCGGGCTATCCCAAATAA
- a CDS encoding MdtA/MuxA family multidrug efflux RND transporter periplasmic adaptor subunit: MVDHSMQSSPRNSRRWLFGLLVLLVIAVLCWKFWPGSHKDAGEKKPAGHAGKSGMMRPGFGGSTGPIPVRVAPAVLGEFPVYYKALGTVTALNTINVRSRVGGELVKIAFEEGQMVKAGDLLAEIDPRSYQNALLQAQGTLLQNQAQLKNAQVDVQRYRDLYAQDSIAKQTLDTAEALVLQYQGTVKTNQGAVDDAKLNLEFTKIRAPIGGRVGLRQVDVGNLVAANDTTFLAVITQTQPISVVFTLPENTLDTVLARYHAGNKLPVEAWDRGDAKKQAVGVLQSLDNQIDVTTGTLKFKGRFDNKDQALFPNQFVNVHLLADTLHNVVLAPSAAIQFGNNGTFVYKLDGDKKVKVQPLVVGDTDGDNTVIKEGLAAGDRVVMEGTDRLKDGSEIEVVNDSSDVPTTPTEHLQGKPAAKGETGANAGKAQKVGS, from the coding sequence ATGGTTGATCACTCCATGCAATCCTCCCCCCGCAACTCCCGCCGCTGGCTGTTCGGCCTGCTCGTGCTGCTGGTTATCGCCGTCCTGTGCTGGAAGTTCTGGCCCGGCAGCCACAAGGATGCCGGCGAGAAAAAACCGGCCGGGCATGCCGGCAAGTCGGGGATGATGCGCCCGGGCTTCGGGGGTTCCACCGGCCCGATTCCCGTGCGCGTGGCGCCGGCGGTGCTGGGTGAGTTCCCGGTGTACTACAAGGCATTGGGCACGGTCACCGCGCTCAATACCATTAACGTACGCAGCCGGGTGGGCGGTGAGCTGGTGAAGATTGCCTTTGAAGAAGGGCAGATGGTCAAGGCTGGCGACCTGCTGGCGGAAATCGACCCGCGCAGCTACCAGAATGCCTTGCTGCAGGCCCAGGGCACGCTGTTGCAAAACCAGGCGCAGTTGAAAAACGCCCAGGTTGATGTCCAGCGTTACCGCGACCTGTATGCCCAGGACAGTATCGCCAAGCAGACCCTGGACACCGCCGAAGCGCTGGTCCTGCAATATCAGGGCACGGTCAAGACCAACCAGGGCGCAGTGGACGACGCCAAGCTCAACCTCGAATTCACCAAGATCCGCGCGCCTATCGGTGGCCGTGTGGGCTTGCGCCAGGTCGACGTGGGCAACCTGGTGGCGGCCAACGACACGACCTTCCTGGCGGTGATCACCCAGACGCAGCCGATCAGTGTGGTTTTCACCCTGCCGGAAAACACCCTGGACACCGTCCTTGCCCGTTACCACGCCGGCAACAAGCTGCCGGTGGAGGCCTGGGACCGTGGCGACGCCAAAAAACAGGCCGTGGGTGTGCTGCAAAGCCTGGACAACCAGATCGACGTGACCACCGGTACCCTGAAATTCAAGGGCCGCTTCGATAACAAGGACCAGGCGCTGTTCCCCAACCAGTTCGTCAACGTGCACCTGCTCGCCGACACCCTGCACAACGTGGTGCTGGCGCCGTCTGCCGCGATTCAGTTTGGCAACAACGGCACCTTCGTCTACAAGCTCGACGGCGACAAGAAGGTCAAGGTCCAGCCACTGGTGGTCGGCGATACTGATGGCGACAACACCGTGATCAAGGAAGGCCTGGCGGCCGGCGACCGTGTGGTGATGGAAGGCACCGACCGCTTGAAGGATGGCAGCGAAATCGAAGTGGTCAACGACAGCAGCGACGTGCCGACCACCCCGACCGAGCACCTGCAAGGCAAGCCTGCGGCAAAAGGGGAGACCGGCGCTAACGCCGGCAAGGCGCAAAAGGTCGGTTCATGA
- a CDS encoding MdtB/MuxB family multidrug efflux RND transporter permease subunit: MNLSRLFILRPVATTLSMLAIVLAGIISYRLLPVSALPQVDYPTIRVMTLYPGASPDVMTSAVTAPLERQFGQMPGLTQMASTSSGGASVLTLRFNLDINMDVAEQQVQAAINAATNLLPKDLPAPPVYNKVNPADTPVLTLAITSKTMLLPKLNDLVDTRMAQKIAQISGVGMVSIAGGQRQAVRIKVNPEALAANGLNLSDVRTLIAASNVNQPKGNFDGPTRVSMLDANDQLVSPQQYAELILAYNNGAPLRLKDVAQIVDGAENERLAAWANENQAVLLNIQRQPGANVIEVVDRIKALLPSITENLPAGLDVTVLTDRTQTIRASVTDVQHELLIAIALVVMVTFLFLRRVSATIIPSIAVPLSLIGTFGVMYLAGFSVNNLTLMALTIATGFVVDDAIVMLENISRYIEEGETPLNAALKGAKQIGFTLISLTLSLIAVLIPLLFMADVVGRLFREFAITLAVAILISLVVSLTLTPMMCARLLKREPKEEEQGRFYKASGAWIDWLIEAYGRKLQWVLRHQPLTLLVAIATLGLTVVLYLVVPKGFFPVQDTGVIQGISEAPQSISFAAMSQRQQELAKVILADPAVESLSSYIGVDGDNATLNSGRLLINLKAHGQRDLSAAQVITRLQPEIDKLVGIRLFMQPVQDLTIEDRVSRTQYQFSMSSPDADLLALWSDKLVHALSQLPELTDVASDLQDKGLQVFLVIDRDAASRLGVSVSTITDALYDAFGQRQISTIYTQASQYRVVLQAQSGETLGPAALNQIHVKTADGGQVRLSSLAHVEQRQAQLAIAHIGQFPAVMMSFNLAPGVALGKGVELINQTQKDIGMPVGVQTQFQGAAQAFEASLSSTLLLILAAVVTMYIVLGVLYESYIHPITILSTLPSAAVGALLALLLSGNDLGMIAIIGIILLIGIVKKNAIMMIDFALDAERNQGLDPQTAIYQAALLRFRPILMTTLAALFGAVPLMLATGSGAELRQPLGLVMVGGLLVSQVLTLFTTPVIYLYFDRLGRRWRKEPQSLEPVES; this comes from the coding sequence ATGAACCTGTCGCGGTTGTTTATCCTTCGCCCGGTTGCCACCACGCTGAGCATGCTGGCCATTGTCCTGGCCGGCATCATTTCCTATCGCTTGCTGCCGGTGTCGGCCTTGCCCCAGGTGGATTACCCAACCATCCGGGTGATGACCCTGTACCCCGGCGCCAGCCCCGATGTGATGACCAGCGCGGTCACCGCGCCGCTTGAGCGCCAGTTCGGGCAAATGCCCGGCCTGACCCAAATGGCGTCCACCAGCTCGGGCGGTGCGTCGGTGCTGACCTTGCGTTTCAACCTCGACATCAATATGGATGTCGCCGAGCAACAGGTGCAGGCCGCGATCAACGCCGCGACCAACCTGCTGCCCAAGGATTTGCCGGCACCGCCGGTGTACAACAAGGTCAACCCCGCGGACACCCCGGTGCTGACTCTGGCGATTACCTCCAAGACCATGCTGCTGCCCAAGCTCAATGACTTGGTGGATACGCGCATGGCGCAAAAGATTGCCCAGATCAGTGGCGTCGGCATGGTCAGCATCGCCGGCGGCCAACGCCAGGCCGTGCGCATCAAGGTCAACCCCGAGGCCCTGGCCGCCAATGGCTTGAACCTGTCGGACGTGCGCACGCTGATCGCCGCGTCCAACGTCAACCAGCCTAAAGGCAACTTCGACGGCCCGACGCGGGTGTCGATGCTGGACGCCAACGACCAGTTGGTCTCGCCCCAGCAATACGCCGAATTGATCCTGGCCTACAACAATGGCGCACCCCTGCGCCTCAAGGATGTGGCACAGATCGTCGACGGCGCCGAAAACGAGCGCCTTGCCGCCTGGGCCAACGAAAACCAGGCCGTGCTGCTGAATATCCAGCGCCAGCCGGGCGCCAACGTGATTGAGGTCGTCGACCGTATCAAGGCGTTGCTGCCGAGCATCACCGAAAACCTGCCGGCCGGCCTGGACGTGACGGTGCTCACCGACCGTACCCAGACCATCCGCGCCTCGGTCACCGATGTGCAACATGAATTGCTGATCGCCATTGCCTTGGTGGTGATGGTGACGTTTCTGTTTTTACGCCGTGTCAGCGCCACGATCATTCCGTCCATCGCCGTGCCGCTGTCGCTGATCGGCACCTTTGGCGTGATGTACCTGGCGGGCTTCTCCGTCAACAACCTCACGCTGATGGCCCTGACCATCGCCACCGGTTTTGTGGTGGACGATGCCATCGTGATGCTGGAGAACATCTCGCGCTATATCGAGGAGGGCGAGACGCCGCTCAATGCTGCGCTCAAGGGCGCCAAGCAGATCGGCTTCACCCTGATTTCCCTGACCCTGTCGCTGATCGCGGTGTTGATCCCGCTGTTGTTCATGGCTGACGTGGTGGGGCGGCTGTTCCGCGAGTTCGCGATCACCCTGGCGGTGGCGATCCTGATTTCCCTGGTGGTCTCGCTGACGCTCACGCCGATGATGTGCGCGCGGCTGCTCAAGCGCGAACCCAAGGAAGAAGAACAGGGCCGTTTCTACAAGGCCAGCGGCGCCTGGATCGACTGGCTGATCGAAGCCTACGGGCGCAAGTTGCAGTGGGTGCTCAGGCACCAGCCGCTGACCTTGCTGGTGGCCATCGCCACCCTGGGCCTGACGGTCGTGCTGTACCTGGTGGTGCCCAAGGGCTTCTTCCCGGTGCAGGACACCGGGGTCATCCAGGGTATTTCCGAAGCGCCGCAGTCGATTTCGTTTGCCGCGATGAGCCAGCGCCAGCAAGAGCTGGCCAAGGTGATCCTGGCTGATCCAGCGGTGGAAAGCCTGTCGTCCTATATTGGTGTGGATGGCGATAACGCCACCCTCAACAGCGGGCGCCTGTTGATCAACCTCAAGGCGCACGGCCAGCGCGACTTGAGTGCGGCCCAGGTGATCACACGGCTGCAGCCGGAAATCGACAAGCTGGTGGGCATTCGCCTGTTCATGCAGCCGGTGCAGGACCTGACGATCGAAGACCGCGTCAGCCGTACCCAGTACCAATTCAGCATGTCGTCGCCCGACGCCGACCTGCTGGCGCTGTGGAGCGACAAGCTGGTACACGCCCTCAGCCAGTTGCCGGAACTTACCGACGTCGCCAGCGACCTGCAGGACAAAGGCCTGCAGGTGTTCCTGGTGATCGACCGCGACGCCGCTTCGCGCCTGGGCGTCAGCGTATCGACCATCACCGACGCACTGTACGACGCCTTTGGCCAGCGGCAGATTTCCACCATTTATACGCAGGCCAGCCAGTACCGGGTGGTCTTGCAGGCCCAATCCGGTGAAACCCTCGGCCCGGCGGCGCTGAACCAGATCCACGTGAAGACCGCCGACGGCGGCCAGGTGCGCCTGTCGAGCCTGGCCCACGTGGAGCAGCGCCAGGCGCAGTTGGCGATCGCGCACATCGGCCAGTTCCCGGCGGTGATGATGTCGTTCAACCTGGCCCCCGGCGTCGCGCTGGGCAAAGGTGTGGAGCTGATCAACCAGACCCAGAAAGACATTGGCATGCCAGTGGGGGTGCAGACCCAGTTCCAGGGCGCGGCCCAGGCGTTCGAAGCGTCGCTGTCGAGCACCTTGCTGCTGATCCTGGCGGCGGTGGTCACCATGTACATCGTGCTGGGCGTACTCTACGAGAGCTACATCCACCCGATCACCATCCTTTCGACCTTGCCGTCGGCAGCGGTGGGGGCCTTGCTGGCATTGCTGCTCAGCGGCAATGACCTGGGCATGATCGCGATCATCGGCATCATCCTGCTGATCGGTATCGTGAAAAAGAACGCGATCATGATGATCGACTTCGCCCTCGACGCCGAGCGTAACCAGGGCCTGGACCCGCAGACCGCGATCTACCAGGCGGCGCTGCTGCGTTTCCGGCCGATCCTGATGACCACCCTGGCCGCCCTGTTCGGTGCGGTGCCGTTGATGCTCGCCACCGGCTCCGGCGCCGAGCTGCGCCAGCCCCTGGGCCTGGTGATGGTCGGCGGCTTGCTGGTGAGCCAGGTATTGACCCTGTTCACCACGCCGGTGATCTACCTGTACTTCGACCGCCTTGGCCGCCGCTGGCGCAAAGAGCCGCAAAGCCTGGAGCCGGTTGAGTCATGA
- a CDS encoding glycosyltransferase yields MNQPATKVLVIGYVWPEPRSSAAGGHMMQILQSFLDQGWDITFSSPATVGEHKADLPALGITECAIELNNSSFDDFIRELAPDIVVFDRFMMEEQFGWRVEKCCPDALRVLETSDLQSLRDARHQRFKDHLKAHPESDDFSALFNPALKEEFRRMADTDLAKREIAAIYRCDISLVISDVEIRLLTEQFKVPAALLHGCPLMLEPPTEPFAPFEDRAHFLSIGNFRHAPNWDAVLWMKSSLWPLIRQQLPGAQLHIYGSYTPPKATALHNPAQGFHVMNWAEDALQVMSAARICLAPLRFGAGIKGKLMDAMLCGTPNVTTPIGAEGMGDEQPWPGAIEHSAPALAAAAVALYQDRERWTQAQEDGRRLLARRYDQALHGPALVQCLEQCRLRLAAHRRDNFTGSMLRHHAHKSTQYMSQWIEAKNRSV; encoded by the coding sequence ATGAATCAGCCCGCCACCAAAGTCCTGGTCATTGGTTATGTCTGGCCGGAACCACGCTCCTCGGCCGCCGGCGGGCACATGATGCAGATATTGCAGAGCTTCCTGGACCAGGGCTGGGACATCACGTTCAGCAGCCCGGCAACCGTGGGCGAGCACAAGGCCGACTTGCCGGCGCTGGGCATCACCGAATGCGCCATCGAACTCAATAACAGCAGTTTCGATGATTTTATTCGCGAGCTGGCCCCGGATATCGTGGTATTCGACCGCTTCATGATGGAAGAGCAATTCGGCTGGCGCGTAGAGAAATGCTGCCCCGACGCCCTGCGCGTGCTGGAAACGTCCGATTTGCAAAGCCTGCGTGACGCTCGCCACCAGCGTTTCAAGGACCACCTCAAGGCCCACCCCGAGAGCGATGACTTCAGTGCGCTGTTCAATCCGGCGTTAAAGGAAGAATTCCGGCGGATGGCCGACACCGACCTGGCCAAGCGCGAAATCGCGGCGATTTACCGCTGTGATATCAGCCTGGTGATCTCCGACGTGGAAATCCGCCTGCTCACCGAACAGTTCAAAGTGCCCGCCGCCCTGCTCCACGGGTGCCCGTTGATGCTGGAACCGCCGACCGAACCCTTCGCACCGTTCGAGGACCGTGCGCACTTTCTGAGCATTGGCAACTTCCGCCATGCGCCCAACTGGGATGCGGTGTTATGGATGAAGAGCAGCCTGTGGCCGCTGATCCGTCAGCAATTACCAGGCGCGCAGTTACATATCTACGGTTCCTACACCCCGCCCAAGGCCACGGCATTGCACAACCCAGCGCAAGGGTTTCATGTGATGAACTGGGCCGAAGACGCCCTGCAAGTCATGAGCGCCGCGCGTATCTGCCTGGCACCGCTGCGCTTCGGCGCCGGGATCAAGGGCAAGCTGATGGACGCAATGCTCTGCGGCACGCCGAATGTCACCACGCCCATCGGTGCCGAAGGCATGGGTGATGAGCAACCGTGGCCGGGTGCGATCGAACACAGCGCGCCGGCCCTGGCAGCCGCCGCCGTGGCGCTGTACCAGGACCGCGAACGGTGGACCCAGGCCCAGGAGGATGGCCGGCGCCTGCTTGCCCGCCGCTACGACCAGGCCCTGCACGGCCCGGCGCTGGTGCAATGCCTGGAGCAGTGCCGCCTCCGGCTCGCGGCCCATCGCCGGGACAACTTCACCGGCAGCATGCTGCGCCACCATGCGCATAAAAGTACGCAGTACATGTCCCAGTGGATCGAGGCCAAAAACCGCAGCGTCTAG
- the tpx gene encoding thiol peroxidase, whose protein sequence is MAQVTHRGNPIKVEGELPQTGTQAPDFILTAGDLSDATLATFAGKRKVLNIFPSVDTPTCATSVRKFNAQANDLNNAVVLCISSDLPFAQARFCGTEGLENVKNLSDFRDPGFAVDYGVSIVEGALRGLTARAVVVLDENNNVLHSELVSEIGQEPNYEAALAVLK, encoded by the coding sequence ATGGCTCAAGTCACCCATCGTGGTAACCCAATCAAGGTTGAAGGCGAGCTGCCGCAAACCGGTACCCAGGCCCCCGATTTCATCCTGACTGCCGGCGACCTGTCGGACGCAACCCTGGCCACATTCGCCGGCAAGCGCAAAGTACTCAACATCTTCCCAAGTGTTGACACCCCAACCTGCGCCACTTCGGTACGCAAGTTCAATGCTCAGGCCAACGACCTGAACAATGCCGTGGTGCTGTGCATTTCCAGCGACCTGCCGTTTGCCCAGGCCCGTTTCTGCGGCACTGAAGGCCTGGAAAACGTGAAGAACCTGTCGGATTTCCGCGACCCGGGCTTCGCCGTTGACTACGGTGTGTCGATTGTCGAAGGCGCGCTGCGCGGCCTGACCGCCCGTGCCGTTGTGGTACTGGACGAAAACAACAACGTGCTGCACAGCGAGTTGGTCAGCGAAATCGGCCAAGAGCCGAACTACGAAGCCGCCCTGGCTGTTTTGAAGTAA
- a CDS encoding AraC family transcriptional regulator, with the protein MTRATRITDPSYELMDDHNGLSIIYRQHGFPCPLVRWHFHKEYELHLIVASSGKVFIGDYIGNFYPESLFLTGPNLPHNWISQVEEDEVVPKRDMLVNFTDELFEGGSQIFTELKSLAPLLERAQYGIEFRCKKTIAQAMTLMQRIEDAQGMARLGHFFILLEVLSACEHYQLLSGVTTPQLADEHSIDRTNRAVDYIFAHYARELSLEEVAEYLGMKPTYFSRVFKQATGRTFIEFVNRLRISKSCELLADGDKAVTDVCFESGFNNISNFNRRFQQLKGMTPSHYRRLAVQRLTEQNLA; encoded by the coding sequence ATGACCCGAGCAACGCGAATCACCGACCCTTCCTACGAGCTGATGGACGATCACAACGGTCTGTCCATCATCTATCGCCAACACGGCTTCCCGTGCCCGCTGGTGCGCTGGCATTTCCACAAGGAATACGAGCTGCACTTGATTGTCGCCAGCTCCGGCAAGGTGTTTATCGGCGATTACATCGGCAATTTTTATCCGGAAAGCCTGTTCCTCACCGGCCCCAACCTGCCCCACAACTGGATCAGCCAGGTGGAGGAAGACGAGGTCGTGCCCAAGCGCGACATGCTGGTCAACTTTACCGATGAGCTGTTCGAGGGCGGCAGTCAGATCTTTACCGAGCTCAAGAGCCTCGCGCCGTTGCTTGAGCGCGCACAATACGGCATCGAGTTCCGCTGCAAAAAAACCATCGCCCAAGCCATGACGTTGATGCAGCGCATCGAAGACGCCCAGGGCATGGCGCGCCTGGGGCACTTTTTTATCTTGCTGGAAGTGCTGAGTGCGTGTGAGCACTACCAATTATTGTCTGGCGTGACCACGCCGCAACTGGCGGATGAGCACAGCATCGACCGCACCAACCGCGCGGTGGACTACATTTTCGCCCACTACGCCCGCGAGTTATCGCTGGAGGAAGTCGCGGAATACCTGGGGATGAAGCCGACGTATTTTTCCCGCGTATTCAAACAGGCCACGGGGCGCACGTTTATCGAGTTCGTAAACCGGTTGCGCATCAGCAAGTCCTGCGAATTGCTGGCAGACGGCGATAAAGCCGTGACCGACGTGTGCTTCGAGTCGGGTTTCAACAACATCTCCAACTTCAATCGGCGCTTTCAGCAGCTCAAAGGCATGACGCCCTCCCACTACCGGCGCCTGGCGGTGCAGCGGCTGACGGAACAAAACCTGGCTTAA